CAAAGACAAGGAGGAGCTATCTGAATTGAACATACCCAGTTGGTACACCAAGATAAGCTAAACATCTTTGGTTTGTAGATGGCAAGCCACATGATACAAGGGATCTGAAGAATGATACAGTAAAGAGTAAGCATTGGTATGAATCCTTTATTGAAAGGCATTCCATTGAATAAGAGTCTCatattcataatttttcatttttgtttttagatgGACGAATGAGGCTTACAAAGTATGTTGTAGGTGCAAATGCAAATCCTCCAAAGAATGCCAGAAGACCATCAAAAAAAGGGAAGGTAATGGCCACAAACATTGTGAATGCTGAATGACAGAAAACCTTATGAGAATAAAACCTAATCTGAGGATGTTTTTTCATGTTTAGGAACTCAATATCTGATGAGGAGGGGTTTTTACTTACCAACATATACAGTTCGTGCAGTAAACCGAAGTATTCTTGTGGGTCTAAAATGCATTTTCTTTACCAACACTGATTCTATCATGTCAAATACTGGCATTGCAAATATCTACATTAACACAATAAAAGCAAAATCTTGATGAGCAACCAATTTAGTGGCTAGTCAATAGAAAAGAGCTAGTAGAAAGCACACCTGATAGCTGCCAATAACATGGATGACAACAAACGCGTTAGCTGCTATGATAAGCCCTTCAGGTTTCTCTAATGAGGTGAGGATGTTACCCTCAACAGTATTGCCAAACACGTAATATCCAATGAGAGCAACTGGGAAGTAGCACAAGGCCACAATAATATAGCCAAGAACCGCTCCCTTCCACATAGGCCCCTTAGATGGTTTCTCAGGTGTAGAAGGAATTGTTGCTTGGATCTCTAAAACAACATTGTGTCCTGCATATGCAAAAGCTATGGTGCCCAAGGCACTGAAGAAGTCTAAGACTTTTCCTGATGTGGTTGAGTCTGGGTAGCTATAATCGACACCCTGCTGAACTCCCTTGTGGACAGAAGCTGTCCAGGCAATAGTAGAGTAACTGCACGACAACCACAATATCAAACATGGTTGTTTTTTTAACAGTACATGTAAGTTTGAAATGTAACGGCCCTCCTGTAGAACTTCTCTTCTGCCAAAATGcatgtttgttttctttgttattgttataattttgtTTACTCTTAGCATTTTGTTATCTCTTTATAACTCATTAATACTTTTTCATTGCTAATTTAGCAGTCATTACTCATTAGCGTGCCAATTAACATATAACTCATTACATTTTCTTAGTTCTTTTTAATGACTATGTTCAAACTTTTCTTCCTCTGACCAACTTATATACTCTCTGATTTCTCCAGAGACTagcttttgttttaaattatgaGCACTGAAGATTACCTCAAAGACATGGCTGCTGCAGCCAAAGAGATTCCGGTGACAGAGTTGAAGTTTGGGAGGTGGGAGATTACAAAATGAACTGAAGCAAATATCATGATAAAGTAGGTGGTTTTGATTGATTTGCAGTTTTTTTTGCAAGCTAAATCATGAATATTCTTCAGTGATGTTCCTCCTGTGACCATATACAAAATGTCCACACCTACTTCGCAAATGAGCTGTTGAGGTACCACAATCCACAGACCGAGCTTTTCACCAAAGGCTTGTTGACCTAACTCATGGTACCTATCAAACCGTTTTCCAGGAACCATTTCATGCATCTCAATCATTTGCCACAGAGTGTATAAAGTGATTACCCATGAGAGTATCATAATGGCTACTCCAGGACCCCTGAAattgaagatgaaaaggtaGTGGAATGATCAAGAGCTTGCTTTCAGAGCAAAGAAACTAGTACTCtaatggtcttttttttttttttttgagaaactagtaCTCTAATAGTCTGAATTGCAAGTATCCTCAGCAGAAATGCTACCtttgttaattaatttcaaACACTGTCAAAAATGGTTGCGTAATTAAACAAGATTTTCTCTTGCAAGTAGTTCATGAAATGCtatgcatatatagaaattgTACTGTAATAGAATTTCCGCCTGATTGCTGTGATATTCTTCagtatatttataaaaatgctaaaagaaaaataaagatctCATACATTTTTGAATAAAAACTCAACTATTAGGATTAAATCTAAGAAATGCGGACTCGGATACAACACAACATGGgacacaacaacaaaataattctTGAAGAATTAGAACGCAAAGTTAGGgaactaaaataaacaaaagtaaagttaggggactgaaatgaaatctgaaaaaACTTAGAGGGTCTGTTTTGCATTTTactcatatatatttatttatttaatttttgggcatattacatattttattttaaccttttcaaataaataacaaatatcATAATCTTAAAAGGCATACCTAAATTCAAAGGATTTAAtgaagtgaatttttttttttacttgtttgagGACATGTAGAAGTGTTCTCGACATGTGCATGTTTGACAAGGATTTTGAAGCATTTGTGCTTCAGATTGAACCGACAAGAAAAAAAGTGTCCACAATTAATCTCGAAAGTAGAATTTAATTCAGTATATCACACACAATATAGTACTCTTATGAGATTAAAATAATCACTTGGTACATTAAAGAGCTTTTCAGTTTAAGCTCTATGTCACAAAAACTCTATTACAAACATTTGAGTAAGTTAAGACTATACTTGGTCAAACAGTAACATAATCAGAATATACAAAGTAGTGAGGCAGTTTTAAAATATGATACTCATGAACTATATTGGGTTTGTTTCAGACATATATACCATCCTAGTCTCGCCATGGCATATGGTAGACCCAAGACACCGGCTCCAACCATTGCAGTGACGTTGTGGAAAGCTGAGTACCACCATTTTGCATTCCTGGAAGATGTAATTGGAAGCCATTCGTCGATTTCCTTCTGTCTCTGCAAATTTTCATCTACCTGCATGTGATTTATGATCACAACTCTCAAGcaaagctcaaaaaaaaaataaaaaaataataaaatccacCCCCACCCTTtaagaggaaagaaaagaaaattttccatCATGATACATACATCATTCTTTTTGCATACTAAAGTATGGATGGTTGAGTTTCATGGAAAATCCTCCCAATTTTAAGCACTGAGAAACAGGATCGCAAGCTCTCCAATACATTCTAGTTATTTCCATATCATGTGATTTGCTAGTTATAACTATTAAGTCCTACTGGGTGTGGACAAAACCCCATTATTGCTAGCTCtaaacttgagagagagagagaggcttacGTTGCTGGTTTTATTAGAATATCCATTTGTAGTTGCTTCATCGCCCATTGTAGCACTGAGAACACCGCGCGGTTTTGTAGGAGAGGATGAAATGAGAGAGATACTGAGATACAACCAGAACGGAAGAACAGTATAAATAATAAGCAATTTGAACTACGTAAAGTGTCGATCAATGTCAAGAGAAGTATGCAAGGAACCTGCAGGCTAGACTGAGGGAGAGATATTCTCGAAGGTGACAGTGACATTTTTGtttgacacaattttttaaaaactagttcagcatttttttttaaaatttttttttttaagactatgtcgtattaaaagaattaaacttaatatgtttaattaatattttgtaaatCATCACAAAAAAAGTATTATGCAGTGGTAAAATTTACagtatttatatatagtatCACTTAATTTCTTAAGTGACGTACCTTAAgttctcaattaaatttaaggtcaaagtttagttgtaAACttggttgtaagttgtaacaaatacttccactaaaaaaaaaaataacatgactacatattttaaaaatccaaccattagattgcatgttctttatgatCTTAATACCCAAGTCAAATTTTGTGCTAATCGGATGTCATTTACAATTCAATCCGTAAAtgcattttttatgcataattttagaccacaaaaactttaaatttaagcatctgattgataacatatctgttgattttttttattttctgtaattttgcaagtatgaagaatataaaaagaaaatgtatttcaatagatatattatcaatcaaatgtttaaattaaaattttttgttgtctaaaattatgcataaaaatacgTTTAgtgattgaatagtaaaaagaaaatgtaattcaatagtaaatgaaaatttgcaagtatgaagaatataaaacgaaaatgtaattcaatagtaaatgaaattttgcaagtatgaaaaatataaaaaaaaaaatgcaattcaatagtggacttgtaaaaaatgaaatgttaaccaatgccctaaAAACAGTGatttaagaattatttttaaaaacattttatagaaaaatgataaaacaattaattttttgacaattttttatattccaataaaagtgatgtcaaaattttcttaatatggtttattaacaatagTCATAAGGGCATAGTTAACATAACCTTAGttaaattcacatctaataaaaatatattaaatagagTTGTAATCATTGACTAAAACcaagtttgtagtcaaattttgggtatatttaaatagaacttattttttgaaactgaaaattgaaaaatgaaagcaCTATAGCaaagtaatttttaaatgtgtaaataatatcGTGGgatctatttttaatgaaaaagttgctgaaaagtacAATttgtgagacccataaatagtgcATCAGATGTACTGTTCATTGCTGACTTAGTCAAAAGTGCtgttgaagcaaaaaaaaaaaaaagaaaaaaaaaacttgaaaatgcgTGAAAACATAAAACGCTGTCGTGGACGCAGATCCAAACCGCTCCTTTGTTCTAAATTAAGTCATGTGGGATATATTCGAATTTAATTGCACTTGACACTTGAGAAAGATAATTAAATAATACCtttttgtactttaaaaaaaaaaaaaatttaaggtcaAACAGCTATGGatttcatttctaaaaaaaaaaaaaaaaaaaaacacggaAACATTACGTTATGTCATGACTCATGACATCGCTGGAAATATCTTTAGCGACTAATCAGGTCAATAGATGAAGAGCCTCCCCTAAAATATCATCTCTTCAGTTGCATGCCTATTttgaatggttggccaataaGACACACgtatcctatcaaaaaaataaaaataaataagacacgCGTTAAAAAGTCAACAAATTTTGAAGTGATCAACTCTCAATAATAGCATGATTTGTGTGAATtagttaattaaaatttgtaaagttttttaattgttaacaTCGGTAAGATTCAAACTTAGATTTGTTATTCAACGTTGAAATGTTGAATAACGAATCTAAGCTCGAatcttctcttaaaaaaaaaaaaaaaattaatgaatccAACTTAGATTCGTTACTCAACGTTGAATAACAAATCTAAGTTCGAATCttatcttaaaaagaaaaaaaaaaaatgattctttAGAGTATTAGCATCAGAGGagttgaaacttagagcattcccattaaGAATTCTAAAGTTTTTAGCATTTAACATTTCAAAAACcaactttatttattataccaTCTTACTTTAAGATATATCAAA
This DNA window, taken from Quercus robur chromosome 2, dhQueRobu3.1, whole genome shotgun sequence, encodes the following:
- the LOC126714685 gene encoding lysine histidine transporter 1-like; amino-acid sequence: MGDEATTNGYSNKTSNVDENLQRQKEIDEWLPITSSRNAKWWYSAFHNVTAMVGAGVLGLPYAMARLGWGPGVAIMILSWVITLYTLWQMIEMHEMVPGKRFDRYHELGQQAFGEKLGLWIVVPQQLICEVGVDILYMVTGGTSLKNIHDLACKKNCKSIKTTYFIMIFASVHFVISHLPNFNSVTGISLAAAAMSLSYSTIAWTASVHKGVQQGVDYSYPDSTTSGKVLDFFSALGTIAFAYAGHNVVLEIQATIPSTPEKPSKGPMWKGAVLGYIIVALCYFPVALIGYYVFGNTVEGNILTSLEKPEGLIIAANAFVVIHVIGSYQIFAMPVFDMIESVLVKKMHFRPTRILRFTARTVYVAFTMFVAITFPFFDGLLAFFGGFAFAPTTYFIPCIMWLAIYKPKMFSLSWCTNWICIILGLLLMILGPIGGLRTIILNAKTYKFYS